The following are encoded together in the Phenylobacterium sp. NIBR 498073 genome:
- the serB gene encoding phosphoserine phosphatase SerB, with amino-acid sequence MQIALTLVGPDSDAAAKALATLAPALAGVQARVKEPRTLGPGALDLLVEAADVAAVRAAAEAALAGTGVDACAQPWDGRRKRLLVADMDSTIINVECIDELADFAGVKDKVSEITERAMRGELDFEGALRERVGMLKGLPLGDLQRAYDERVRLNPGARTLVRTMSAGGGRAVLVSGGFTFFTSRVAQAAGFAANRANTLNEDGAALTGTVGEPILGREAKLAALKQEAAGMGIEMTQTLAVGDGANDLAMIEASGLGVAYRAKPIVAAQADAKVDSADLTALLYFQGYRAEEFVTD; translated from the coding sequence ATGCAGATCGCCCTTACCCTTGTCGGTCCCGATTCAGACGCCGCCGCGAAGGCGCTCGCCACACTGGCCCCAGCGCTCGCAGGCGTGCAGGCCCGCGTCAAGGAGCCCCGCACGCTGGGGCCCGGCGCGCTCGACCTGCTGGTCGAAGCCGCCGATGTCGCGGCGGTTCGCGCGGCGGCCGAGGCGGCCCTGGCCGGAACCGGCGTCGACGCCTGCGCCCAACCCTGGGACGGGCGCAGGAAGCGGCTGCTGGTGGCGGACATGGATTCGACCATCATCAACGTCGAGTGCATCGACGAGCTGGCCGACTTCGCCGGCGTGAAGGACAAGGTCTCGGAAATCACCGAGCGGGCCATGCGCGGCGAGCTGGATTTCGAGGGCGCGCTGCGCGAGCGGGTCGGGATGCTGAAGGGGCTGCCGCTGGGCGACCTGCAGCGAGCCTATGACGAGCGCGTGCGGCTGAACCCCGGCGCGCGGACCCTGGTGCGCACCATGTCGGCGGGCGGCGGCCGTGCAGTGCTGGTCTCGGGCGGTTTCACCTTCTTCACCTCGCGGGTGGCGCAGGCGGCGGGCTTCGCAGCCAACCGCGCCAACACCCTGAACGAGGACGGCGCGGCCCTGACCGGCACGGTCGGCGAGCCGATCCTGGGCCGCGAGGCCAAGCTGGCGGCTCTGAAGCAAGAGGCGGCCGGCATGGGGATCGAGATGACCCAGACCCTGGCGGTCGGCGACGGGGCCAACGACCTGGCGATGATCGAGGCCTCTGGCCTGGGCGTCGCCTACCGCGCCAAGCCGATCGTCGCGGC